Below is a genomic region from Salinirussus salinus.
GAGACGAGACGGGCGGCGAGGACGGGCCCCGCCAGCGCCGACAGGTTCGGAGCCACCGACGGCGCGGTCCGCTCGACGTGCCCCCGGAGCGTCGCTGCGTCCTCCTCCAGGGCCCGGACGCGCTCTGCGAGGGAGACGAGTCGCCGCTCGCCGGGGGTCTCGGGCTCGCGGTCGGCCACATCCGCGGCGTCGTCGGGCCACCCGAGGCTGCCGGCCCACTCCGCGACGCGCTCCGCGAGTTCGTTCGCAGTCCGGCTCGCGTCGTCCATCGCCCGGAGGCTGTGCACGAGCTGCCTGTCGTCCGCCCGTTCGCGTTCCCGGCTCGCCTCCGCTGCCGCGCTGACGGTCGCGTCGTGGAGCAGGCCGTAGTACTCGTCCTCGTCGGCCGCGAAGCCGGCGCCGACTGCCAGCGCGGGCCAGTCCGCCGGTCCGGCGGCACTCCCTCCCTCGATCGCCTCCCGGGCCCCGTCTAGGTCTCCCGGGTCCACGTCCTGAAACCACCCGTCGGCGGTGTCTCCGGTCATGGCCGCCATAGACGCCCCGCCTGTAAATGGACTTTCGGTAGCGCGAGACCCGCGACGCGGAGCGCCTCGACCGCGGACTCCACCGGCCGGCCGCCCCTGCCTGGCCGGGTACGATCCGGCTACCGGACCGGAGAAGGCCGCCTGCTGCCGGTGATTTTTATATTCCGGTCCCGTCGTGAGACGGTATGGCACAGACAGAGCCGGCGTGGCTCCGGGCCGAGCGGGAGTACCGCGACGAGCTTCCCGACAGGTGTACGGTCCCCGAGCTGTTCGAGGACAGCGCGGCGCGCCACCTCGACCGGCCGGCACAGCACTACAAGGGCGGCGTCTACGACCGCTCGCTCGCCGCCGAGGGCGTCGTGCAGGCGGCCGACACCGGGGAGTTCGCCAGCCTCTCCTACGGCGAGATGCGGGACGTCGTCCGGAAGCTGGCGACCGGCTTTCGCGAACTCGGCCTCGAGGCCGACGACCGGGTCGGGATCTACGCGAACACGCGCATGGAGTGGGCACAGACCGACTTCTCGGCGCTGGCGGCCGGCTGTGTCGTCACCACCGTCTACACCGAGTCCTCGCCCGCCCAGCTGCGTTACCTGCTCGCGGATCCGGAAGCGAAGGCGGTCGTCGTCGAGAACGAGAGTCTGCTCGACACCCTGCTGGAGGTCGAGGAGGACCTCGACCTTGACCACATCGTCCTGGTCGACGAGCCCGCACGCGGGTACGACCGCGAGGACGTCCACACCCTCGGCGAGGTCCACGAGCTGGGTGCGGCGGCTTACGACGCGGAGACCTACCGGGAGTGGGTCGACGAGCGGGACCCCGAAGACCTCGCGAGCCTGGTCTACACCTCGGGGACGACCGGCGACCCGAAGGGGGTGAAACTCTCCCATCACAACTTCCGGACCAACGTCCGGCAGGTCCACCGCCGGTTCTGCCCCCGGCCGGACAAGCCGCCGGAGATGCCCACGCTCGACGAGGAGACACGCGCCATCTCCTTTCTGCCGCTGGCGCACGTCTTCGAGCGCCTCTCCGGGCACTTCGCGCTCTTCTCCGTGGGAGCGAGCGTCGGCTACGCCGAGAATCCGGACACGCTCACCGAGGACTTCCCGAAGCTCGCGCCGACGACCGCGGGCAGCGTCCCCCGGGTCTACGAGCGGATCTACGAGGCGATCCGCGAGCAAGCCGGCGAGTCCGACGCGAAAGCGCGCATCTTCGAGTGGGCGGCCGGCGTCGCCCGCCAGTACGCGGACGCCGACTCGCCCGGCCCGCTGTTGCGCCTGAAACACGGGGTCGCCGACCGGCTGGTCTACAGCACCGTCCGCGAACGCCTCGGCGGCAACATCGACTTTCTCGTCTCCGGCGGCGGGAGCCTCAGCCCCGACCTCATCCGGCTGTTTCTCGGCATGGGCATCACCGTCGTCGAGGGGTACGGCCTCACCGAAACCTCGCCAGTGGTCTCGACGAACCCCCTCGAGGACATCCGCCCGGGGACGCTCGGCCCGCCGGTCGTCGGCGTCGAGACCCGCATCGACGAGTCGGTCGTCCCACAGGAGGAGTTCGAGGCCGCGGGACAGGTCGGGGAACTGCTCGTGCGCGGCGACAACGTCACCGAGGGGTACTGGGAGAAACCCGGCGCGACCGAGCAGGCCTTCACCGACGGCTGGTTCCGGACGGGCGACATCGTCGCGGAGTCGCCCGACGGCTACCTGACCTTCCGGGAGCGCCTCAAGCAGCTGCTCGTGCTCTCGACGGGCAAAAACGTCGCGCCGGGCCCCATCGAGGACCGCTTTGCAACCAGCGAGCGCATCGACCAGATCATGCTCGTCGGCGACGGCCGGAAGTACGTGGCCGCCCTCATCGTCCCCAACTTCGGACAGCTCCGCGCGTGGGCCGCCGAGGAGGGCGTCTCGCTCCCGGACGACGAGGAAGCGCTCTGCGAGGACGACCGCGTCCGCGAGTGGGTCCGGGAGGCGCTCGCGGCGGTCAACGCGGACCTGTCTCCCCACGAGTCCGTCGAACGGTTCGAACTCGTCACCGAGGAGTGGACCGCCGAGAACGGGCTGCTCACACCGTCGATGAAGAAGAAACGTCGTGAAATTACCGACGCCTACGAGGAGAAAGTCGACCAACTCTACGCCGAGGAAGCCGCCGCGGACTGACGGGCGGGTTCCGTGTTCCCGCGGCCTGTCGCCGGGCCCGTCAGTCCGCGAGCACGCGGACCGTCCGCGTGCGGGGCCCGTCACACTCCACCAGCAGGACGGACTGCCAGGTCCCCAGGTCCGGCCCCCCGTCGCGCACCGGGACCGTCACACTCGGGCCCACCAGCATCGCCCGGACGTGCGCGTCGGCGTTGCCGTCCAGCGCGTCGTGGTCCCACCCCTCGTCGGGGACCAGGTCGGAGAGGGCGGTCTCGAAGTCACCCAGCAGGCGCGGTTCGGCCTCGTTGACCGTGACAGCGGCGGTGGTGTGGTCGACGTGGACGGTCGCGACCCCCTCGGCGTCGTCGGGAAGCGCCTCCCGGACCCGGTCGGTCACGTCGACGACGCTCAGCCGCGCGCCGGTGCTGACTGAAAAGTCGGCCATACCGGACGGACGGCGGGACAGGGGAAGTACGCTACGCCGTCAGGCGAGCCACTCCTCGGGTTTGGTGTCGTAGTCGACGTCGGTGGCCGCGAGGTGTTCGACGGTCTCCCGGTCGAGCTCTTCCTCCGAGAAGTCCATGCCATCGTACCGGATCTCCAGCCCCTTCTCCTCGGGAGTGGGCTCGCTGTCACGCCGGCGGGCGACTTCCACGTCGTGTTCGTCGTAGCGTTTGACGACGGTCCGGAGGTTGACCGGCCGACCCCAGAGTTCGAACACCCGCTCGAGGGTGTCCTTGGCCTGCTCGATGTCGAGGGCGACGCCGTTGTACTGGTGCTCCAGCAACAGCTCGTTGCGGTTGTCGTAGTTGCCGTCGGCGACGACGATGGTGGGCTTCCCGAAGTTGGTGAACTGGAGCATCAGCTTCTTTTTGACGTCCGCGGCGTCGGTCGAGGTCGCCCGGTAGTCGTCCGAGGCGTGCATGTACTCGTAGGTGAAGTAGTCGTGCTCGTCGACGAACTCCTGGGAGAGAAACTCGTCGAGGAAGGTCACGTCGTTGTGGCTCTCCCGGACCTCCCGCATCCGGTCCCAGCCGACGGTGTAGTCGACCTCCGCGAGTGCCTCCTCGATACCCTCGTACCGGTCGCGCTCGAACATGTACCGGGAAACCCGCTCGAGTTCCTCCTGGCCGACCCGCGAGAGGAAGCCGCGGTTCTGTGGCTTGGTCAGCGAGTAGTGCCGCTCCGCGAGCCCCTCGTAAGTCAGCAGCTTCCAGGGATACGCCTCCAGGTCCAGTTCGCCGGCTCGCGCGGCCTCGAGTGCCTCGGCGTCGACCCGGGGATCGTCGGGGTCGACCGTCGAGAGGTCGAATTCGGTGGGTGCGGCCACCAGGTCGTCCGGCTCGAGCAGGTCCTGGACCGCCTCGAAGTCGACGATGTCGTGGAAGTTCCGCCAGGTGACTCCCTCCACGCGGAGCAGGTGCTCGACGACGTGGCGGCGGTTGGTGGTGTTCTCGACGTACTGCCACAGCTCCAGCCCCAGCTTGTAGGGGTTCAGCCCCGGAGACCCCAGCACCTGGCTCATGTGGTCGGCGTAGGTGAGGAACTCGTCTGCGCCCGCGAAGTTCTCGTCGGCCATCATCAGCGACTCCCAGTAGCTGGCCCACCCCTCGTTCATCACCTTCGTCATCTTCTGGGGCGCGAAGTAGTACGCCTCCGCTCGGAGGATCTCGAGGACCTCCCGCTGCCACTCCTCCATCTCGACGGCCTTGCCGGCCTCGGCGTCGTACTGACGGCCGTGCTTGCGGAGGAAGGCGAGGATGTCGGGCTCGGGTTCGGCCGGGAAGCTGGCACCCTCCTCGT
It encodes:
- a CDS encoding AMP-dependent synthetase/ligase, whose translation is MAQTEPAWLRAEREYRDELPDRCTVPELFEDSAARHLDRPAQHYKGGVYDRSLAAEGVVQAADTGEFASLSYGEMRDVVRKLATGFRELGLEADDRVGIYANTRMEWAQTDFSALAAGCVVTTVYTESSPAQLRYLLADPEAKAVVVENESLLDTLLEVEEDLDLDHIVLVDEPARGYDREDVHTLGEVHELGAAAYDAETYREWVDERDPEDLASLVYTSGTTGDPKGVKLSHHNFRTNVRQVHRRFCPRPDKPPEMPTLDEETRAISFLPLAHVFERLSGHFALFSVGASVGYAENPDTLTEDFPKLAPTTAGSVPRVYERIYEAIREQAGESDAKARIFEWAAGVARQYADADSPGPLLRLKHGVADRLVYSTVRERLGGNIDFLVSGGGSLSPDLIRLFLGMGITVVEGYGLTETSPVVSTNPLEDIRPGTLGPPVVGVETRIDESVVPQEEFEAAGQVGELLVRGDNVTEGYWEKPGATEQAFTDGWFRTGDIVAESPDGYLTFRERLKQLLVLSTGKNVAPGPIEDRFATSERIDQIMLVGDGRKYVAALIVPNFGQLRAWAAEEGVSLPDDEEALCEDDRVREWVREALAAVNADLSPHESVERFELVTEEWTAENGLLTPSMKKKRREITDAYEEKVDQLYAEEAAAD
- a CDS encoding NOP5/NOP56 family protein is translated as MTGDTADGWFQDVDPGDLDGAREAIEGGSAAGPADWPALAVGAGFAADEDEYYGLLHDATVSAAAEASRERERADDRQLVHSLRAMDDASRTANELAERVAEWAGSLGWPDDAADVADREPETPGERRLVSLAERVRALEEDAATLRGHVERTAPSVAPNLSALAGPVLAARLVSLAGGLEALAKKPSGTLQVLGAEDALFAHLQGGAPSPKHGVIYTHEYVRGTDPEQRGSAARALAGKLTIAARVDHYSGDRRPDLDRELEGRIERIRAREDA
- a CDS encoding secondary thiamine-phosphate synthase enzyme YjbQ translates to MADFSVSTGARLSVVDVTDRVREALPDDAEGVATVHVDHTTAAVTVNEAEPRLLGDFETALSDLVPDEGWDHDALDGNADAHVRAMLVGPSVTVPVRDGGPDLGTWQSVLLVECDGPRTRTVRVLAD
- a CDS encoding SpoVR family protein, producing MRDRQSEIEMQREAEKLEEAVEEAATLAGKLGLDPFPVNYWVVDYDDMNELIAYGGFQTRYPHWRWGMQYDRQQKQGQFLGGKAFEIVNNDNPAHAFLQVSNSLADQKAVITHVEAHSDFFANNQWFGLFAEDPDATAMLARHADTIREYMQDPDIERAEVEKWVDHALCLEDNIDQHRPYEPVDTHQEASEFEPEEIDEQLEELNISEEVRRQVFDDEWLDAQADDEEGASFPAEPEPDILAFLRKHGRQYDAEAGKAVEMEEWQREVLEILRAEAYYFAPQKMTKVMNEGWASYWESLMMADENFAGADEFLTYADHMSQVLGSPGLNPYKLGLELWQYVENTTNRRHVVEHLLRVEGVTWRNFHDIVDFEAVQDLLEPDDLVAAPTEFDLSTVDPDDPRVDAEALEAARAGELDLEAYPWKLLTYEGLAERHYSLTKPQNRGFLSRVGQEELERVSRYMFERDRYEGIEEALAEVDYTVGWDRMREVRESHNDVTFLDEFLSQEFVDEHDYFTYEYMHASDDYRATSTDAADVKKKLMLQFTNFGKPTIVVADGNYDNRNELLLEHQYNGVALDIEQAKDTLERVFELWGRPVNLRTVVKRYDEHDVEVARRRDSEPTPEEKGLEIRYDGMDFSEEELDRETVEHLAATDVDYDTKPEEWLA